TCTCATGACTTCGTGGACGGTTGTTGTCTCACGACTGTGTGGACACTTCGTCTTGGGACTTTGTTTGTCGGCCTCTGCGGGGCGGGTACTTTGTTCGTTTCTTGCGGGTGCCTTGTGGGTCTGCGACGACTCCTGAGGGTTTTCCGTTGCCGACGTAGGTGGTTCCGTGCGGAGGTCTGGGGTGAGTGATGATCTCGGTGCCTTGTGCTCCGAAGAACATGATGGTGGTGTCGTCGTAGATGATGTGCACGGTGGTGCCGGTGTGTTCTTTGCCCATTTTGAAGTGGGTTCCTAGGATCGTCACGGACCCGTTCCGGTTCACTGTTCGGTGCGCGCTTTGCCTGTCCGTTGCGGGCGTGACTTGCTCAGGAACGGTTGGCGGGGGCGTTTTCGGGGTGGCGTTCCAGGCCTCATAGGGCGTCGTTCCCGCGGGTAGGCCTTGATGTTCGCGTTCGTTGTTGTAGTAGAGATCGAAAGCGTCGACCTGCAGTTGCAGGGCAGCCATTGAAGGGGCCGGGAGTTGCCTGTGCAGGTATCGGTGCAGGGTTTGGTGGAAGCGTTCGTTCTTGCCTTGGGTGGTGGGTTTGTAGGGTTTGCCCGTTATCGGTTCGATGCCTTTGGCTTTGAGGAACTCCACGAGGGCCCCGGTGCGGCCGCGGCGGGTGGGATTCAGTGCCGAGCCGTTGTCGGAAAGGAACTTCTGCGGTGCTCCGTGGCGTTCGATGGCCTGGGTAACGACGGCGATTGCGGCGGCGCTGGTTTCGCCGGGTGCGACCAGGGACGCCAGCGCCAAACGCGAATGATCATCGATGAGTTGGAAGATGGCTACCTTCTTGCCGCTGGCGAGCTGCCATTCGGTCGAGTCGATTTGCCAGCACGCGTTGGGTTGCGGATAGACGAACCTTTTGTAGGCGCTTCGAGGCTTCTTCCGCGGTTCGGGCATCACGACACCGGCCCGGGAAAAGATCCTGGCCACGGTGGCACGCGAGGGCGGTGTGAAGCCTTGTCGTGAGAGCTTCGCGATGACAGAAAGCGGACCGTGGTCCTGCCCGCTCTCCTGCAGTTCCGCCCGGGTACCGAGCAGCAACTCGATCATCGCCTGTGGGGTCAGGGCCGGCATGGTTCTTGGAATCGTGGGCTTTTTCTCCAATGCCTTCACCGGCCCCACCTCGGCAGCCGCCGCCCGGACCCGGTAGAACCAGGCCCGGGAGACATTGTGCTTCCTGCAGAACGCAGTAACCGCGCCTCTGGGCGAATCCTCGGACCACGTTGCCACAGCATGCCGGATCTTGATGTCCGGTTGGGGTTTGCTCATGCATAGCAGCAAACCCGCAAGCTAAGTGTCCACGATGTCCTGAGACAGAGTGTCTACGAAGTCATGAGACAGAACTGTCTATTAAGTCATGAGACTCCACACGGGTTTTGAACGTTCTAAACGCGCACTATTGCGACCTAGTTGGGTGCGTACTGCAGATTTGTTGGTCGTCCGCTACAGCTTCGCGATGATTCCCGCCAGCAAGGTCGAGATCCGCTTGCCTGCCGCTTCGCCCGCTTCCAGGACTTCGGCGTGGCTCAGGGGCACGGGGCTGATGCCCGCGGCGAGGTTGGTCACCAGTGAGATGCCGAAGACCTCCATCCCGGCGTGCCGTCCCGCGATGGCTTCCAAGGCCGTGGACATGCCCACGAGGTCGGCGCCGATGCGCTTGGCGTACTGGACCTCGGCCGGTGTCTCGTAGTGCGGTCCGGTGAACTGTGCGTAGACGCCTTCCTGCAGGGAGGGGTCCACTTCACGGGCCAGGTCGCGGAGCCGTGCGGAGTAGAGGTCAGTGAGGTCCACGAAGGTGG
The Paenarthrobacter ureafaciens genome window above contains:
- a CDS encoding DDE-type integrase/transposase/recombinase, encoding MSKPQPDIKIRHAVATWSEDSPRGAVTAFCRKHNVSRAWFYRVRAAAAEVGPVKALEKKPTIPRTMPALTPQAMIELLLGTRAELQESGQDHGPLSVIAKLSRQGFTPPSRATVARIFSRAGVVMPEPRKKPRSAYKRFVYPQPNACWQIDSTEWQLASGKKVAIFQLIDDHSRLALASLVAPGETSAAAIAVVTQAIERHGAPQKFLSDNGSALNPTRRGRTGALVEFLKAKGIEPITGKPYKPTTQGKNERFHQTLHRYLHRQLPAPSMAALQLQVDAFDLYYNNEREHQGLPAGTTPYEAWNATPKTPPPTVPEQVTPATDRQSAHRTVNRNGSVTILGTHFKMGKEHTGTTVHIIYDDTTIMFFGAQGTEIITHPRPPHGTTYVGNGKPSGVVADPQGTRKKRTKYPPRRGRQTKSQDEVSTQS